A window of the Deinococcus gobiensis I-0 genome harbors these coding sequences:
- a CDS encoding YqhA family protein, with product MTRPHSRAPGAPASRQLSHAFGFTRLIVELGVLSSLVFSLALFVAAIWQAARTIRDAFTHLGEEGTTKHLMVAAVEQADTLLVGMALLIISLGMQALFVGRVQNVPAWLHIRTFDDLKQKLLGIVVVALAVNFFSVALEWKGGTEILAYGAALAAVILAVGAYSVILSRQGAAHPEPPVPEPTAPAPPT from the coding sequence GTGACGCGCCCGCACTCCCGCGCCCCCGGTGCGCCCGCGTCCCGGCAGCTCTCGCACGCCTTCGGGTTCACGCGCCTGATCGTCGAACTCGGCGTCCTCAGCTCGCTCGTGTTCAGCCTCGCGCTGTTCGTGGCGGCCATCTGGCAGGCGGCGCGCACCATCCGGGACGCCTTCACCCACCTGGGCGAGGAGGGCACGACCAAGCACCTCATGGTGGCGGCGGTCGAGCAGGCCGACACCCTGCTGGTCGGGATGGCCCTGCTCATCATCAGCCTGGGGATGCAGGCGCTGTTCGTCGGGCGGGTGCAGAACGTGCCCGCGTGGTTGCACATCCGCACCTTCGACGACCTCAAGCAGAAGCTGCTGGGCATCGTGGTGGTGGCGCTGGCGGTCAATTTCTTCAGCGTGGCATTGGAGTGGAAGGGCGGGACCGAGATCCTGGCCTACGGCGCGGCGCTCGCGGCCGTGATCCTGGCGGTCGGGGCCTACAGCGTGATCCTGAGCCGGCAGGGCGCGGCCCACCCCGAGCCGCCCGTTCCCGAGCCGACGGCTCCGGCCCCGCCCACATGA
- a CDS encoding tRNA (adenine(22)-N(1))-methyltransferase TrmK, which yields MTPATLDARLGAVLALVRAEVHADIGTDHARLPVALIRSGRARRCVAVELNPGPLAQARRNVAGAGLAAQIEVRAGDGFAPLRPGEADSASLCGMGAATIRGVLERAGAALPTRLVLQPNDSPEPLRVWARAQGYHLTAEALTEGYWLYPVLALERAGGPDPAYMGLPLAAARRYGPLLLRAAGAALREQVEADLRRLTPLAAPGRPAERELATAREAWAWLDGGT from the coding sequence ATGACCCCGGCGACCCTCGACGCCCGGCTGGGGGCCGTGCTCGCGCTCGTCCGCGCCGAGGTCCACGCCGATATCGGCACCGATCACGCCCGGTTGCCCGTCGCCCTGATCCGCAGCGGGCGGGCGCGGCGCTGCGTCGCCGTCGAGCTCAATCCCGGCCCGCTGGCCCAGGCGCGGCGCAACGTGGCCGGCGCGGGGCTGGCCGCCCAGATCGAGGTCCGGGCCGGCGACGGTTTCGCGCCCCTGCGCCCTGGCGAGGCAGACAGCGCCAGCCTGTGCGGCATGGGCGCAGCGACCATCCGGGGCGTGCTGGAGCGGGCAGGGGCGGCGCTGCCCACCCGGCTGGTACTGCAACCCAACGACAGCCCCGAGCCGCTGCGGGTCTGGGCGCGGGCGCAGGGCTACCACCTGACGGCCGAGGCGCTCACGGAGGGGTACTGGCTGTACCCCGTGCTGGCCCTGGAGCGCGCGGGTGGCCCCGACCCGGCCTACATGGGGCTGCCCCTGGCCGCCGCGCGGCGGTATGGCCCGCTGCTGCTGCGCGCGGCGGGCGCGGCGTTACGCGAACAGGTGGAGGCCGACCTGCGCCGCCTGACCCCGCTGGCCGCTCCTGGCCGCCCCGCCGAGCGTGAACTGGCGACTGCGCGGGAGGCCTGGGCCTGGTTGGACGGCGGAACCTAG
- a CDS encoding pentapeptide repeat-containing protein: MTTPPDPPPAPRPAAAPQATSPQVAAGRAATEQARTERAREKEKTGRLKAVLDTIPLLATLTTVSVALFSSLQSQQQYRDTQASARFQSAVELLAGDDLTTRVGGVALLGQVAQTNSERRENAVRLLATFLRVHSPATDAGRAAAVTREPAAEEVRAVFSAMAYRGDVKEVDLGRISARGLQLADADLRGLILARSDLSGGSFGRGDLRGVSLQGATLRGVGFGQADLRGAVLTGADLRDADLRGARLAGTDLRGTTGLTSAQLAGATTDGTTRLPAGITVPVAGAQTAPTP, translated from the coding sequence ATGACCACGCCGCCCGATCCCCCGCCCGCACCGCGCCCGGCCGCCGCCCCGCAGGCCACCTCGCCGCAGGTGGCAGCCGGGCGGGCCGCGACCGAGCAGGCCCGCACCGAGCGCGCGCGGGAAAAGGAGAAGACTGGCCGCCTGAAGGCCGTGCTGGACACCATTCCCCTCCTGGCGACCCTGACCACGGTGTCCGTCGCGCTGTTTTCCAGCCTCCAGTCGCAACAGCAGTACCGCGACACGCAGGCCTCGGCCCGCTTCCAGAGCGCGGTCGAGCTGCTGGCCGGGGACGACCTCACGACCCGGGTGGGCGGCGTCGCGCTGCTGGGGCAGGTCGCCCAGACGAACAGCGAGCGCCGCGAGAACGCCGTGCGGCTGCTCGCCACCTTCTTGCGGGTCCACTCGCCCGCGACCGATGCGGGACGCGCCGCCGCCGTCACGCGGGAACCCGCCGCCGAGGAGGTGCGCGCCGTCTTCTCGGCGATGGCCTACCGGGGCGACGTGAAGGAGGTGGACCTCGGGCGCATCAGCGCGCGCGGCCTCCAGTTGGCGGACGCCGACCTGCGCGGCCTGATCCTGGCCCGCAGCGACCTGAGTGGCGGCAGCTTCGGGCGCGGCGACCTGCGGGGCGTCTCGCTTCAGGGGGCCACCCTGCGCGGCGTGGGCTTCGGGCAGGCCGACCTGCGCGGCGCGGTACTCACCGGCGCCGACCTCCGGGACGCAGACTTGCGGGGTGCCCGGCTCGCGGGCACCGACCTCCGGGGCACCACCGGCCTGACCTCCGCCCAGCTCGCCGGGGCCACGACCGACGGGACGACGCGGCTGCCGGCCGGAATCACGGTGCCGGTGGCCGGCGCGCAGACGGCCCCCACCCCCTGA
- a CDS encoding GNAT family N-acetyltransferase: MSEHPVSPGETLPELRPFRNADAPAVARLVTDSVRGHWTYAPTHFRENPGPLRRRLVAVQAGEVIATAALSPFGVGTPDALRLDLAGEETAFSPLYLALLAEVPTGFARVLGVTREDFGEQVAFFGRAGFRNAWQSWGAHLELQDFDFGRYAAQEEKLFLEGYEVEHLSPEAPDADWDTLHALTAQGVADAPHNPVTTPDPLSRDALRGMIRREEACFVVRRRGEIVALTRLTPRGGTVDSEHTVTHPAHRSRGLATVLKARALAWAQAQGAAAASTGGTVLNLPMLRVNTRLGYRPEPMWLTWAMPLSRRCKN, encoded by the coding sequence ATGTCCGAACACCCTGTGTCGCCCGGCGAGACGCTCCCCGAACTCCGCCCCTTCCGGAACGCCGACGCCCCGGCGGTCGCGCGCCTCGTGACCGACAGCGTGCGCGGGCACTGGACCTATGCCCCGACGCACTTCCGGGAGAACCCGGGCCCGCTGCGCCGCCGCCTCGTCGCGGTGCAGGCCGGCGAGGTGATCGCCACCGCCGCGCTCTCCCCCTTCGGGGTGGGGACGCCGGACGCGTTGCGGCTGGACCTCGCGGGCGAGGAGACGGCTTTCTCGCCGCTGTACCTCGCGCTGCTGGCCGAGGTCCCCACCGGATTCGCACGCGTGCTGGGCGTGACGCGCGAGGATTTCGGCGAACAGGTGGCCTTTTTCGGCAGGGCGGGTTTCCGCAACGCCTGGCAGTCGTGGGGCGCGCACCTGGAGCTGCAGGACTTCGATTTCGGGCGCTACGCGGCGCAGGAGGAGAAGCTCTTCCTCGAGGGCTACGAGGTCGAGCACCTGTCGCCGGAGGCCCCGGACGCCGACTGGGACACACTGCATGCCCTGACGGCGCAGGGAGTGGCCGACGCCCCGCACAATCCCGTGACCACCCCCGACCCGCTGAGCCGGGACGCCCTGCGCGGCATGATCCGGCGGGAGGAGGCCTGCTTCGTGGTGCGGCGCCGGGGTGAGATCGTGGCGCTGACCCGCCTGACCCCGCGCGGCGGCACGGTGGACAGCGAGCACACCGTCACCCACCCGGCCCACCGCTCGCGCGGCCTCGCCACGGTCCTCAAGGCGCGCGCCCTGGCCTGGGCGCAGGCGCAGGGCGCGGCGGCGGCGAGTACCGGCGGCACGGTCCTGAATCTGCCCATGCTGCGGGTCAATACCCGTCTGGGCTACCGCCCCGAGCCGATGTGGCTCACCTGGGCCATGCCCTTGTCACGCAGATGTAAGAATTAA